One stretch of Cottoperca gobio chromosome 18, fCotGob3.1, whole genome shotgun sequence DNA includes these proteins:
- the ino80b gene encoding INO80 complex subunit B isoform X2 — MGKRKDMIHPRFLGEGGSSLHSVHKRKHKKHKKHKRKHHSFPEAPEPEPVVVPRPPPQLRLKIKLGGQTLGTKSVPTFTVHPGVACPPSPLMIINNVHDDDDDDDDDDDDDDDDEPSVPLEQYRAWLDIDSDSMMVVPVDEEERWLDALEKGELDDNGELKKEVDESLLTARQKALLHKQQSQPLLELPMGYKEKEMTVEMMQKREERARKRRLQAAKKAEESKNQTIERLTKTSKAKIKSMRERKSKLNQSPMVRYSDCALGMAISFPTGVSAPAPTPPCPAPAAPVNCGLSGCTNLKKYSCSQTGVPLCSLECYKRNLLLVQSAA, encoded by the exons ATGGGGAAAAGGAAAGACATGATTCACCCCAGGTTTCTCG GTGAAGGCGGCTCTAGCCTGCACAGCGTTCACAAGCgaaaacacaaaaagcacaagAAGCACAAGAGGAAGCACCACAGCTTTCCCGAGGCCCCGGAGCCCGAGCCTGTGGTGGTTCCTCGGCCTCCTCCGCAGCTACGACTCAAGATCAAACTGGGCGGACAGACGCTGGGGACCAAGAG TGTTCCCACCTTCACCGTGCATCCCGGTGTGGCTTGTCCTCCCTCTCCCTTgatgattattaataatgttcatgacgatgatgatgacgacgacgacgacgatgatgacgacgacgacgatgagCCCTCTGTGCCTTTGGAGCAGTATCGGGCCTGGCTGG ACATAGACTCAGACTCCATGATGGTGGTGCCCGTGgacgaggaggagaggtggCTGGACGCGCTGGAGAAAGGCGAGCTGGACGACAACGGAGAGCTGAAGAAGGAGGTGGACGAGTCTCTGCTCACAGCCAGACAG aaagCCCTGTTACACAAGCAGCAGAGCCAGCCTCTCCTGGAGCTCCCCATGGGTTACAAGGAGAAAGAGATGACCGTGGAGATGATGCAGAAGCGGGAGGAACGAGCCCGAAAGAGACGCCTGCAGGCTGCCAAGAAGGCGGAGGAGAGCAAGAACCAGACAATAGAGAGACTGACTAAAACCAGCAAGGCCAAGATCAAAAGCATGCGAGAGAGGAAGTCCAAGCTGAACCAGAGTCCCATGGTCCGGTACAGCGACTGCGCCCTGGGCATGGCCATCTCCTTTCCCACTGGGGTCTCCGCTCCGGCCCCGACGCCTCCGTGTCCTGCACCAGCAGCCCCGGTGAACTGCGGACTCAGCGGCTGCACCAACCTCAAGAAGTACTCCTGCTCACAGACCGGGGTTCCCCTCTGCAGCCTCGAGTGTTACAAGAGGAACCTGCTGCTCGTTCAGAGCGCGGCCTGA
- the ino80b gene encoding INO80 complex subunit B isoform X1, whose product MGKRKDMIHPRFLGEGGSSLHSVHKRKHKKHKKHKRKHHSFPEAPEPEPVVVPRPPPQLRLKIKLGGQTLGTKSVPTFTVHPGVACPPSPLMIINNVHDDDDDDDDDDDDDDDDEPSVPLEQYRAWLDEDSNLATSPMPDIDSDSMMVVPVDEEERWLDALEKGELDDNGELKKEVDESLLTARQKALLHKQQSQPLLELPMGYKEKEMTVEMMQKREERARKRRLQAAKKAEESKNQTIERLTKTSKAKIKSMRERKSKLNQSPMVRYSDCALGMAISFPTGVSAPAPTPPCPAPAAPVNCGLSGCTNLKKYSCSQTGVPLCSLECYKRNLLLVQSAA is encoded by the exons ATGGGGAAAAGGAAAGACATGATTCACCCCAGGTTTCTCG GTGAAGGCGGCTCTAGCCTGCACAGCGTTCACAAGCgaaaacacaaaaagcacaagAAGCACAAGAGGAAGCACCACAGCTTTCCCGAGGCCCCGGAGCCCGAGCCTGTGGTGGTTCCTCGGCCTCCTCCGCAGCTACGACTCAAGATCAAACTGGGCGGACAGACGCTGGGGACCAAGAG TGTTCCCACCTTCACCGTGCATCCCGGTGTGGCTTGTCCTCCCTCTCCCTTgatgattattaataatgttcatgacgatgatgatgacgacgacgacgacgatgatgacgacgacgacgatgagCCCTCTGTGCCTTTGGAGCAGTATCGGGCCTGGCTGG ATGAAGACAGTAACCTGGCCACATCCCCTATGCCAGACATAGACTCAGACTCCATGATGGTGGTGCCCGTGgacgaggaggagaggtggCTGGACGCGCTGGAGAAAGGCGAGCTGGACGACAACGGAGAGCTGAAGAAGGAGGTGGACGAGTCTCTGCTCACAGCCAGACAG aaagCCCTGTTACACAAGCAGCAGAGCCAGCCTCTCCTGGAGCTCCCCATGGGTTACAAGGAGAAAGAGATGACCGTGGAGATGATGCAGAAGCGGGAGGAACGAGCCCGAAAGAGACGCCTGCAGGCTGCCAAGAAGGCGGAGGAGAGCAAGAACCAGACAATAGAGAGACTGACTAAAACCAGCAAGGCCAAGATCAAAAGCATGCGAGAGAGGAAGTCCAAGCTGAACCAGAGTCCCATGGTCCGGTACAGCGACTGCGCCCTGGGCATGGCCATCTCCTTTCCCACTGGGGTCTCCGCTCCGGCCCCGACGCCTCCGTGTCCTGCACCAGCAGCCCCGGTGAACTGCGGACTCAGCGGCTGCACCAACCTCAAGAAGTACTCCTGCTCACAGACCGGGGTTCCCCTCTGCAGCCTCGAGTGTTACAAGAGGAACCTGCTGCTCGTTCAGAGCGCGGCCTGA